The DNA sequence GCAGAGCCGCCATTAATTTTTCGCGGGAAATATGCTTCACGCTCTTATAATCATCAATGATGTTTTGATGGATATTTTTTAAGGAAAACAGTTTCATCTCCGCCTGTGCATTTAAGATTCCAGCCAACAAAATAGCAACGGCGATTGCTCCTTTAAGAAGATATGCTTGCACTCTTTCCATAAAATTTCAAAACCCGTTTTAAATTTTCTTAGTTTTAGATCTTTGGCTTTTTAAGATGCTTAGCTGCTGCTATGAGCGCTTGGCCGTAACTTATTCCACCATCATTTGCTGGTAACTCACTTTGTATTATGGGAATAAACCCATTTTTTTCAAGGAGTAAAGCCAGATTTTCTAGAAGTGTATTATTTTGAAAACACCCGCCTGACAAGGCAATTTTTAGCTTATTGTCTGGATCGCCTAGCTTTTCATCTATGTTTAGACTATGCACAGCTCCCTTGATCCAATCCAATAAAATATATGTGAGGCTTTTGTGGAATTTGGTCGCGATGTAGCTTTTTGATTTTTCTTGATCTAAATCTTCAAAAAGGGCCTTCCAAAGAAGTGAAAAATTAACCCTGTTTATCTGCCCATCGCACTCATATTCGGCTTTATATAATTCTTCTATAGGAAGTGCTTTATATAATTCCTGGCTCACTAGGGCTTCTAATTGCATGGCGGCTTCGCCTTCATATGTCACCTCATCGAGTGAGAGTTCAAGGCTGGCGGCTACTGCATCAAACAAACGGCCACATGAGGAACTTATGGGAGAATTTATACCTTTCTTCATCATGGCATTTAGAGTGGATAGCGGTTTTTCTCTCATATGCTTCACTACAGAGAGACCACCATATTGACACTCGATTTCTTGCCAACCAAGCGTTTGCTCACAATGAGAGTAGAGATTGCGCCATGGCTCTTTTACAGCTGCGCTGCCACCTAAAAGAGGAACACCTTCAAAAGCTCCGATGCGTTTGAACTCTGTATAATCTCCGTAGTGCAACTCTCCACCCCAAATGGTTCCATCTTCTCCAAAACCTATGCCATCGAGAATCAGTCCTAAGCACTTTTCGTCATTTAGTCCGTGGTTATTTTCACCAAGAGCGCTGGCCATATGAGCATGATGGTGCTGGGTTCTTATGAGGGGAACCTGATCTTTTTCGCTTTGGCCCTCCCCTAGTTTAGAAGAGAGATATTCCGGGTGCTCATCCACAACGCGAAACTCTGGCTCGAATTCAAACAAGTCAGTGTAGAGCGCTATGGTTTGCTGGTAAGCTTCAAAAGTTGGCACATGCTCTAAATCTCCCAGATGCTGCGAGAGAATTGCTTCGCCGTTTTTCAGCATACAAAAGGTAGATTTTAACTCAGCCCCGCAGGCAATAAGGTCTGGAGCTTCTTCAAAACCCTTAGGCAAGGAAATTGGAGCCGGGGCATAACCTCTTGCTCGGCGCAGTATGGTAGTATTTTCATTTACAACTCGAACCACACTATCATCAACTCTATTAGTGATGTGGCGATTATGGAGCAAAGCAAAATCAGCAACGTCTCTTAGCTCTGTTTGCGCTTCTTCATTTGTTATCAGTTGCGGCATGTTTGACAAATTGCCGCTTGTCATAATCAACGGCTCATCGAACTCAGCTAGTAGCAGATGATGCAAAGGTGTGTTTGGAAGCATGATGCCTATTTCATGCAAACCGGGTGCAATGGCTTCTGGTAATTTATCGATTCTTTTTTTGGCACTCGTTTTTTTCACTAGGACAATTGGAGCAACTGGACTTTCAAGTTGCATCAGTGCTTCTTCTGAAAAGAGACCGATCTCTTTTGCCTGCGTGCTGTCTTTGCACATCAAAGCAAACGCTTTATTTGAGCGTTTTTTTCTTTTGCGCAAGGTTTCGACAAGATCACCGTCCCTGGCCAGACAACAAAGGTGAAAACCACCAAGCCCTTTTATTGCTCCAATGTAACCAGCTTTAATCAGCTCTGCGGCATTTTTAATGACATCTTCTTGGACTATGTTGGTTGATGGCTTGGTTGTTTGGCTTAACCATTTAAGCTCTAGTTCCGGCCCGCAGTTTGGGCAGGCGATGGGTTGTGCGTGAAAACGCCTGTCGCCTGGATCTTCATATTCTTTTTGGCATTGATCACACATTTTAAAAGGTGCCATTGAGGTTGCTCTTCTGTCATAAGGCGCTTCATAAATGATTGAGAGCCTTGGGCCACAATGCGTGCAATTGGTAAACGGGTATCTGTATCTATTCTCATTTGGTGACATTATCTCTTTAATGCAGGCCTTACAGGTGGCGGCATCTGGTGAGATTTGTGTTTGCATTTCGCTTTGTTCACTAGGGCGAATTCTAAAGGACAGAAATTGTTGAAACTTATGAGCGACACTGGTTTTAATTTTTGTGATTTTGGCAAGCGGTGGAATTTCAGCTTCTAAACGTTTTAAGAATTGCTCTTGTTCACCCTCATTGAAATTCAGGATGATTTGCACACCTTGCCCGTTGTTTAAAACTTCACCTTTCAACCCCATGTCATTTGCCAGCTGCCAGACAAAGGGACGAAACCCAACGCCTTGCACAATACCTGAAATGGTTATTATGCTTGTTTTATGCTTGTTGGTTTCATGAGGCATTAAAATTTAACCGCTTATTTTGATTTGCTTTTTCATAAACTATCAAGAGCGGTACGGCTTGTCAGTTCTATTTCTTGTTTTGGCTTAACAGAGAGAAGGGACATTTGGTAGCACGACGTCAAGAGAAGGCTGTGCGCATGCTCAATCACTCTTACTCACTATCTTACAATCTTTAACTCACCTTGAAGGCCATTGAGAAAATCTTTAGCTGGAACAGATTTTTTTCCTTCTCGTTGTACTTCAAGAAGTTGAACGCACCCTGTTTCGCAGTCTATGATTAATTCATCTTCATTTTTATCTTTAACTGCATTTTCCTGGTCTTTAGGTAGTGCAGATCTGATGACTTTTATCCGCTCTTTTTTATCATTCGTTTTTAACATTTCAAACCATGCACCAGGAAACGGACTTAAGCCCCGAATGTGATTGTGAATGTCTTCGGCTGACCCAGACCAATTGATCTTACTCTCAGCTTTTGAGATTTTCTTTGCATAAGTCACACCTTCTGTCGGCTGCGGCGTTGGAACAAGAGAGCCACGCTCTAAGGCATCTAATGCGCGACCTAACAGGTCTGCGCCTCGGACCATCATTTCGTCATGCAAATCACCGGCTGTCATTGTCTCACCAATGGGAATATGTTCGCTTAACAAAATATCACCGGTGTCTAAGCCTTCATCCATTTGCATGATCATGACGCCAGTGCCGCTATCTCCTGCCATAATCGCACGTTGGATGGGAGCGGCGCCGCGCCACCTTGGTAGCAAAGAGCCATGAACATTTAGGCATCCATAGGCGCACGCCTCTAAAATGGAAGTGGGAAGCAAAAGGCCATAGGCTACAACGATAGCAATATCAGCGTTTAACGCTTTAAACGCTTCCACCTGCTCTTCTTTTTTCAAGGACGTAGGAGTGAAGACGTCCAAGCCAGTTTGCTCTGCAAACTCATGAACGGGCGTTTTGCGCACCTTGCCACCGCGGCCTGCTTTTCTTGGTGGCTGGCTATAAACACCGACGACTTCATGGCCCTTGTTCATGATTTCAGCTAATGTTGGAATTGAGAACTCTGGCGTTCCCATAAATATTACACGCAAGGTCATGATGGTCTCTTTTGGTCTATTAGGGGCACTATATGCTTATTAAAGTGCTACCGACTTTTTAGCTTTGGCGAATTTTTTAATGACGCGATCTCTACGTAATTTAGAGAGGTAATCAATAAAGAGCACGCCATCTAGGTGATCGATTTCATGCTGAACGACTGTTCCGAGCAATCCTTCACACTCTCTTTCTTGTTCCTTGCCCTCTTCATCACGATACCCAACTTTAACAATCGCTGGTCGTTCGATTTCTGCGAAATATTCTGGGATGGAAAGGCAACCTTCTTCATAAACAGAGCGGTCATCTGATGAACTTAAAATTTTTGGATTGATCATGATGATCGGTTCTTTTTCGTCATCTTCTTTTTGTGCAGCATCCATCACTATCAATCGGATAGGAATATTAATTTGCGGCGCAGCAAGGCCGACACCCGGGGCGTCATACATTGTCTCAAGCATGTCTTGCATAAGCGTTTTTAGCTCTGAGGTTATGTCTTCAATTGGTGAACAATTCTCCCTTAAAACTGGATCAGGAATTGTTATGATTTCTTTTAATGCCATTCTCGTCTTTCGTCACTCAATTCAAAACTAGCCCTAAAACTCCTCAAAAAGGAGCATTCTTTTGGCAAAACTTGCCTTTTTCTTGGCTGATAGATACCTTAATTCTCTTGAAGGTGAAAGAGTTATATAGGGACTAAACCCTAGTTAACAGAAATAAATATCGGCATTTCTTAAAGCAGAGCTGCTTTACTAAAACTTCTTTTCACATCATCATATTAAGTAACAAACCTATTGGGGACAAGGTTATGACAACAAGCGATACTCAGAATACTCTGACGACTCAAAGCAAAAGCGTGGTTTTTCCTCTTATTTTGCTCATACTCTATTTCGTATTAATGGTTTGGCTTGCGATTGATCCCTATAGCCGTGCGACCTGGTTTGCTGAGAATTTGCCCGTTTGGATTGTGGTTGGGCTATTGGTGCTCACTTATCGCTCTTTTCAATTTTCAAATCTCTCTTACTTTTTGATGTTTTTCTTTCTCTGTTATCATACCATTGGTGGGCACTACACATTTTCACGCGTTCCGTTTGATTTTTTCAATGATTTCATTGGCTCAGAGCGGAATAATTTTGA is a window from the Hyphomicrobiales bacterium 4NK60-0047b genome containing:
- the def gene encoding peptide deformylase; protein product: MALKEIITIPDPVLRENCSPIEDITSELKTLMQDMLETMYDAPGVGLAAPQINIPIRLIVMDAAQKEDDEKEPIIMINPKILSSSDDRSVYEEGCLSIPEYFAEIERPAIVKVGYRDEEGKEQERECEGLLGTVVQHEIDHLDGVLFIDYLSKLRRDRVIKKFAKAKKSVAL
- a CDS encoding DUF2238 domain-containing protein produces the protein MTTSDTQNTLTTQSKSVVFPLILLILYFVLMVWLAIDPYSRATWFAENLPVWIVVGLLVLTYRSFQFSNLSYFLMFFFLCYHTIGGHYTFSRVPFDFFNDFIGSERNNFDRVGHFLVGVFAYPTAELFIRKGWVNGSKLAALIGFLAVSTWAGLYEVIEMIYAVNYGGDEAADFLGSQGDIWDAQKDIAMDMLGAVLFGALYLFCGTRKED
- the hypF gene encoding carbamoyltransferase HypF; the encoded protein is MPHETNKHKTSIITISGIVQGVGFRPFVWQLANDMGLKGEVLNNGQGVQIILNFNEGEQEQFLKRLEAEIPPLAKITKIKTSVAHKFQQFLSFRIRPSEQSEMQTQISPDAATCKACIKEIMSPNENRYRYPFTNCTHCGPRLSIIYEAPYDRRATSMAPFKMCDQCQKEYEDPGDRRFHAQPIACPNCGPELELKWLSQTTKPSTNIVQEDVIKNAAELIKAGYIGAIKGLGGFHLCCLARDGDLVETLRKRKKRSNKAFALMCKDSTQAKEIGLFSEEALMQLESPVAPIVLVKKTSAKKRIDKLPEAIAPGLHEIGIMLPNTPLHHLLLAEFDEPLIMTSGNLSNMPQLITNEEAQTELRDVADFALLHNRHITNRVDDSVVRVVNENTTILRRARGYAPAPISLPKGFEEAPDLIACGAELKSTFCMLKNGEAILSQHLGDLEHVPTFEAYQQTIALYTDLFEFEPEFRVVDEHPEYLSSKLGEGQSEKDQVPLIRTQHHHAHMASALGENNHGLNDEKCLGLILDGIGFGEDGTIWGGELHYGDYTEFKRIGAFEGVPLLGGSAAVKEPWRNLYSHCEQTLGWQEIECQYGGLSVVKHMREKPLSTLNAMMKKGINSPISSSCGRLFDAVAASLELSLDEVTYEGEAAMQLEALVSQELYKALPIEELYKAEYECDGQINRVNFSLLWKALFEDLDQEKSKSYIATKFHKSLTYILLDWIKGAVHSLNIDEKLGDPDNKLKIALSGGCFQNNTLLENLALLLEKNGFIPIIQSELPANDGGISYGQALIAAAKHLKKPKI
- the fmt gene encoding methionyl-tRNA formyltransferase, whose protein sequence is MTLRVIFMGTPEFSIPTLAEIMNKGHEVVGVYSQPPRKAGRGGKVRKTPVHEFAEQTGLDVFTPTSLKKEEQVEAFKALNADIAIVVAYGLLLPTSILEACAYGCLNVHGSLLPRWRGAAPIQRAIMAGDSGTGVMIMQMDEGLDTGDILLSEHIPIGETMTAGDLHDEMMVRGADLLGRALDALERGSLVPTPQPTEGVTYAKKISKAESKINWSGSAEDIHNHIRGLSPFPGAWFEMLKTNDKKERIKVIRSALPKDQENAVKDKNEDELIIDCETGCVQLLEVQREGKKSVPAKDFLNGLQGELKIVR